In one window of Bombus vancouverensis nearcticus chromosome 10, iyBomVanc1_principal, whole genome shotgun sequence DNA:
- the LOC143303215 gene encoding venom serine protease Bi-VSP-like isoform X2 codes for MIEYRIGNNRCYSLCEKKLCIFTTDYCILGAWPWIAALGFRNPRNPDKPLWKCGGSLISARHVLTAAHCAHMDGIENIHNHNIAILRLVEEVPFSRYVYPICTKEPLRKSNFVGYNPLVAG; via the exons atgatcgaatatcgaataggtaataatcgttgttactcattatgtgagaaaaaattatgtatattcacaactgactattgcattttaggcgcttggccatggatcgctgcattaggttttcgtaatccccgaaacccagacaaaccactatggaagtgcggaggttccctgatatcggctaggcatgttttgaccgcagcacattgtgcacatatggatggaatagaaaacatacacaatcataatattgccattcttagattggtggaggaggtgccattttcga ggtacgtatatcccatttgtacaaaggagcccctacgaaagagcaacttcgtcggctataacccccttgttgctggatga
- the LOC143303215 gene encoding venom serine protease Bi-VSP-like isoform X3, with product MVNQLNLSICTYVLIICCMIEYRIGAWPWIAALGFRNPRNPDKPLWKCGGSLISARHVLTAAHCAHMDGIENIHNHNIAILRLVEEVPFSRYVYPICTKEPLRKSNFVGYNPLVAG from the exons atggtaaaccagctgaacttg agtatttgtacgtatgtacttatcatctgctgtatgatcgaatatcgaatag gcgcttggccatggatcgctgcattaggttttcgtaatccccgaaacccagacaaaccactatggaagtgcggaggttccctgatatcggctaggcatgttttgaccgcagcacattgtgcacatatggatggaatagaaaacatacacaatcataatattgccattcttagattggtggaggaggtgccattttcga ggtacgtatatcccatttgtacaaaggagcccctacgaaagagcaacttcgtcggctataacccccttgttgctggatga
- the LOC143303215 gene encoding venom serine protease Bi-VSP-like isoform X1, translated as MVNQLNLSICTYVLIICCMIEYRIGNNRCYSLCEKKLCIFTTDYCILGAWPWIAALGFRNPRNPDKPLWKCGGSLISARHVLTAAHCAHMDGIENIHNHNIAILRLVEEVPFSRYVYPICTKEPLRKSNFVGYNPLVAG; from the exons atggtaaaccagctgaacttg agtatttgtacgtatgtacttatcatctgctgtatgatcgaatatcgaataggtaataatcgttgttactcattatgtgagaaaaaattatgtatattcacaactgactattgcattttaggcgcttggccatggatcgctgcattaggttttcgtaatccccgaaacccagacaaaccactatggaagtgcggaggttccctgatatcggctaggcatgttttgaccgcagcacattgtgcacatatggatggaatagaaaacatacacaatcataatattgccattcttagattggtggaggaggtgccattttcga ggtacgtatatcccatttgtacaaaggagcccctacgaaagagcaacttcgtcggctataacccccttgttgctggatga
- the LOC143303216 gene encoding omega-amidase NIT2-A-like, whose product MPEIEGDKLYNTCTIWGPDGTLIARHRKVHLFDIDIPNKITFRESDSLSPGNSLTTFDVEGCKIGIGICYDIRFEEMARIYRNKGCQMLIYPAAFNMTTGPLHWSLLQRFRANDNQLYVACISPARVP is encoded by the exons atgcctgaaatagagggcgataaattgtacaatacctgtactatttggggtcccgatggaactttgatagcaagacaccgaaag gtacatctattcgacatcgacattcctaataagattacttttcgagagagtgattcactcagtcctggtaactccctaacgacgttcgatgtggagggctgcaaaataggtattggcatttgctatgatattagattcgaggaaatggcacgcatttatcggaacaaag gttgccaaatgctgatatatccagcggcattcaatatgaccactggaccactgcactggtcattacttcagcgtttcagagcgaatgataatcaattatacgttgcctgcatatcaccggctcgtgttccttaa